AACTTCTCCCTAGCCTTCACCTATGCCACCTACCTAGCTCTGAGTGCAGCCTTTCTATATGGCCGAACAAATGACCCACTGGCATTGTCCATGTGGAGAAAAGATTCATTGCACTTCCCTTGAGTAGAAACTATGAAGACTGGGCTGGGAAGGCGGCTCAGCGGTTGAgcgcacttcctgcacaagcgtGGGAACAGTGGGGGACTgtgaccacctgagttcaaatttccaAAAGCCAAGAAAACAGGTGGTCAGGGCCACTCACTTTTGTCACCCTGGGCCCGTGGGGAGCGGAGACCAGAGATTCACTGGGGCTCATAAATGGTAAGCTCCAGAATCAGAAACTGAGACTCAGCCATAAGGAAAAGCTGGTGGATGAGTGATTGAAGGGGAACCCTCAGCTTCCTCTGGCCACCTCAGGTGAGCCCGCGGGGTGCCCAGTCAGCACATGCACATGGGTACACACCGCACCACACACAacacacgcagagagagagagagagagagagagagagagagagagagagaggaaaatacagAAAGTTTGCTAAACTATTTATTGGTTGCTTTTACTGGCCAAAAAATGTTTGAAAGATGGCATGAATTGCATGCAATCTTTCTGAGTCATTTTCCCTGTTGTTATAATTATGGGTACTCCATGACTTTAGtttcactatttctttttcttactgaGAATATAATGATTGGTTTATTTGCCCAGGACGAAGACTCTCTAGAGAAAACTAGCCAGTGATCAATGCCATCGGACTTCTATTGGAAGCCTGGCTGGTGGTGTGTGCTGTCCATCCTCAGGAATAGGCAAGGAACACTTACCCAGGAGCCCTACTTAAAACCTTCGTtgtttaagagagacagaaagacagacaatcACATCCACTGTTCACTGCCCATAGGACAGAATTTTATTTTGGCACATGGAAATAACAAGATACATGAGAATCTTTGCAAAGGACTATAAAAATGATGGTTTATTGGATTTCAATGTCAGAAGGGTTAATATGTGGAATGCAGCGAATATGAAAGGTGGTCTTCAAATTCACTGTCCTACTAATGAAAGGAGAGATGTTGGAGGAAGTTTGTTAGGTTATGGGGAGACTTAATGAATTCATTTAGAAGAGACGGAGTTTAGGCAGAAGTCAGAATGTGGGCACAGAATGAGATTCGCTTAGTGACTTGGAGAGCAAATATCTTGAGCACTATCCCTTTCAGAGAAGGAACATCTACATTTgcggagaaagaagagagaaagaaatcatatgTTTACAGGGTAGAGTTAGCAGCAAGGGCAAGGGACGGCGCAGCACATGGGGCGGGGGCAGGTGGAGATGACGCAGGTTGGGCGGTAGCAAGTGGTGTGGCAGGAGACCTGGCCGCACACTGGACGCAGGCAGCAGCAGGGGCGGCAGCAGCAGGggcggcagcagctggagccACCACAGGAgggctggcagcagctggagatgcagcactggggcctgcagcaggtggggcggcagcagctggagatgcagcactggggtctgcagcaggtggggcggcagcagctggagatgcagcactggggtctgcagcaggtggggcggcagcagctggaCACGCAGCAGCTGGGGCGGCAGCAGGTGGTCCTGCAGCAGGTGGTCTGCATGCAGCTGGGCTGGCAGCAGGTCTCCTGGCCACAGCCCTGCTCAGAGCAGACGGAGCCACAACAGGAGTTGCACATGGTGTCTGAGGATGGAGGTTCTGTGTGGGTTTCCAAGATGGTGTTTCTGGATTGAACTCTCCTTGCTGCCTCTTGCTTTTTATACCCTGCTGAGGGCCTCTAATCACATGAGGGACATTGTTTATTTCACAGAAGATCAGTTAGTTTCAGCTGATTAGCTGTGTTTATctgaaaaatatttctatatatagAAAACATaccatttccttttcctgttgcCTTATGAGCTCTAATTTGCTGAAGCCAGATGAGTCATTACATTTCTCCTCCTTTGATACATCCCCTAAGGTAGACACCTTACATGAGTTGTTTCTTTGGATTGAATATTAATTCTTCATGTGTGAGCTTACTGCTAGGATAATATGTGGAAAAAACACTTTATGGTGCCTATGACATTGTTGTCAAGTACATTAAAAGCAAGTCATGAAATGCTGATAAAAATGTAGGGTGGAAGCCCATGTCTTGGGTGTGGGGGAGGTAGCTGGTGTGCAGTCAGGAGCACTgcgatttttttaatttttgttttgattatttgGATGATCAGTGAGGTCTATGGGATTCCAGTACAGGTCCCATCTATTTTCGTCTTACTGAATCTATTTAATTTGAACCAGATAGAATGCGATCAATCTCAAACAATTAGAGCATGTTGGCATGatgggtgttgtagtcagctccacactgctgggtgAACATCTaaccagtttatgggaggaaagggtttattttaagctCACAGACCCAGCGGATCCTCCATctacggcagaagaagctgctcacTTCCTCTGACTCAGGCAGAGAAACTCAACTGTAGCAAGCAAAACAGTAACACCACAAGCATAAGCCTGCCAGGGCTCCTGCCTGTGCTTTCCACACCTTTGGATGGAATCCCGTCTACCCCTCTCTCCAGCTTCATAGCGGGGATATGCCTGCTAGGGGCtaatgttgcaaactcaatttctttctttaaaaaatattttatttatttgacagagaaagagggagggagggagggagggagagagagagagagagagagagagagactgagagagagagactgagagagagagagagggagagagaatgggcttgccagtgcctccagccactgcaaatgaacttcaaatgtgcttccccttgtgcatctggctaaagtgggtcctgaggaattgaacctgggtcctttgacttatgcaggcaaatgccttaactgttaagacattcctccagccctaaattcaattttaataaaacaccagagTGTATGAAGCCATACATTTacattatcacattcaaactactgcaatgggtctctttttaaaatcattaaattaatggcaacattttttttcagagttaGATATCAAAGGAaatgtaggggctggaaagatggcttagcagttaaggtgcttgccttcaaagcctaatgaccggagtttgactccccagtccccacgtaaagccagatgcactgaatggcacatgcatctggagctcatttgcagtggcaggaagccttgacatgcccatagcctctctctgggtctgtcctctctctcataaataaatgaataaaattgtttttttttaaattcaaaaagaaaacgtAGTGGATCCACATTATGGTAAGTCAATATTCCCAGTGAATGTATATAATCTAAGTGTTATTGAAAGTATACAAGTTCATATTCTGAGTCCTTTTCTCCCAACTTTGCATGTTGTAGATGTTTTGCTTCATATAAGGGAGAAATAAAAGCTTAAGCCTTAATCTGTGTCCTGTAAACACTTCAGGTTGACAGAACAGATGATGGGAAAGAGTTTGACAACTATTTACAGGATTGTTGATTCGGGAAACAAACCAAAATCATGCTGCTGAAGTCCAAACATTCCCAATGGAAGGCGACCTGATAGAAATAGCATAATTAGTTGAGGGCCCACTGTGCGCCAGGAATTTTCTGAGTCCTCTGTAATTTTATTTGCACTTCATAGGGCTTCGATGATAAGGATGCACATTTCATTAGTGCCTTACCCACGAGGTAACTGAGTCCCCCCCCCACAGACCAGTGTCACACACCAATCAGGAAGGTGCTTCTCTACTAGAAAGTGAAGGTGTGAAGGTGTTATAATAACctcacatcagggctggagagatggcttagcggttaagcgcttgcctgtgaagcctaaggaccccggttcaaggctcggttccccaggtcccacgttagccagatgcacaagggggcgcatgcgtctggagttcgtttgcagaggctggaagccctggtgcgctcattctctctctctccctctatctgtctttctctctgtgtctgtcgctctcaaataaataaataaaattaaaaaaaaataacctcacaTCATTTCTGGTGCTTTGAATATTCCCTTTGCCTAGAATGTTGTTTTCTCCTTTGTCAAGTCAGCAAATGCTTGCTCATACCTCAGCTCCAAGCATAGATCATATCAAATACCTTCCTTGATGTGCACAACACTTGAAAtgaatctttccatcccctctgcTCCAAAGTATGCTTCTGTCCAAGGGTATCACACttgatcatattttttttaatcgcCTGTTTCTGATATAAAGCCTAAAATGTCTCACTCATATTGATGAATATGGCCCCTAGTCCTGAGTGAAAGAGTAGGTGAGTGAATGTGTGATTTATTGAGAACAAAACAcactataaataatttaaatggctagaaaagaaaagaaagaatattcagATGACAAGGATGTGGTTGGGTGGGACGCTGATTTTAACTGTGAGTGCGTTCATGTGTAGAGCATGCTACGCatgtgcacacgcgtgtgcacgtgcacgtgtACGTGGAGGACAATGTGGATGTGTCCCTCAGGAACACAGACCACATCTATTTTGAGACGGGGCCTTTCATTGGTGGTGTGTGTCAACTGCCTCCAAACTGAAAcactgaattgaaacattccttctCGGAGAGAGTTCAGGAGGTCAGCAGTCTGGGCCAGCTGAAACATCAAACGTCACAGCCCCCACCCCAAGGTTACAGAAGCAGTAAGCAGCGGCCGGCAGGTCAGGAGATTTCAACAGAGCTGTGCAGTGAGCTTCTAAAATGAGCTGCCATGAACTGTCACCTATGCTGGCGTGGGCTTTTCCAAGACGTAGTTGCCTTTGGGACATCCATGTTCCTGCGAGTAACTCCACCAAGCTTTCGTAAGtaaacccaataaactcattggttcaccaaaaccgTCTGAAGCCCTACATAGGGTGAATAGACATGTGCTTGTAGCTCCTCAGGGAAAAAGTTCCAGGCAACAATTGGCCTGGTGCTTTCCAATTAGACCAGAATGGTTGGCCACTGAGCCCTAAGGGTctagctgcctctgcctccctggtactAGAATTGCAAGTTTGTGCCAGCACATGTGGCCTTTTTCAAGaacttgggttctggagattgaactcatgtcctcatgcttgtaaagcaagcaCTGCTGACCGAGCTGTCTCCCCCTGCCCTTGTGCGTCAACACGCGGTAGGAATAGGGTGAAGCAACAGAGATGGAAGTGTTGTAGAAATTcgctggaaagatcactccaacgcCAGATTAAGCGAAAGTAGAGCAGTTTATgacgggggaggggagaggtggaGGTCGCCCTCCAAAGtagctctggcccaagctgacgtTTATTTCCAGTTATAGTTtccatagccaaggggaggggtaagtgaacaaacaagacatggcaatttgcatatcaatcgtTTCTGTAGTCAGGAAACCCTAATAATGAATTCCATATTACTTTGTTTTAGACTAAACTGTCTTTTCCTCTGGGCCCTTTTTAGACAGTTCCCTCCTTGGGAttattttccatctgctgacaaaggtaAGTTTAgttcctcagcaattaactcttacagtaactcaggGAATCAGCTCaacttttagtttcttttctacCACAGAAACTATATTTCTTTGAATACACCAGTCTTTAGAGCTTTGACTTTCAATAAATTGTATATAGTTATAAAGCAAAATTACAATTTCAAAATCAGGGTTTAGGGtgttggctcagctgttaaaggtgcttgcttgcaaaatctgccagcctgaggttcaagtccccaggacccacataaagtcaggtgcacaaagtgacacatgtgtctagaatttatttgtagtggcaggagacactacaataaataaataaataaataaaattggtctggagggattgctgagtggttagggcacttgcctgaaaagtctaaggacccatgttcaactctccagatcccacataagccagacacacaaggtgtgtacaagcaagtgtacaaggtcgcacatgcaaaagatggtgcatgcttctggagttcaattacagtggctggaggtagtggtgcgccaattctttctctctctctctctctctcatttaaaataataaaaataaaataaaaagataagacTTAACATCATTAAAACAACAATAAGACATCACTATAGATCCAATCATGACTTCAGAGAAAATAACTCTCAAGACTGGAAAGTATTTTCACAAAACAGAGAGATaatcttaggatttttttttttttttcagcagtaCTGTTGCTAGTATTGGCAATTTTATTCCAAGATTGTTGCACAAACATTATGGAATAAAGAAATCAAGTAGTCAGAGGAAAGTATGTTGCTTTTGACATGAGAGAAATGAGATTTCTGACTAAGACATGTATGAAGAAGGAAAAACCCTGTAGTTCTCTctataaatttattataaaaattctcCTAAATAGGTATTTTCTATCTGTAGGCACTAAAAAATAtgagatgaggaa
This is a stretch of genomic DNA from Jaculus jaculus isolate mJacJac1 chromosome 9, mJacJac1.mat.Y.cur, whole genome shotgun sequence. It encodes these proteins:
- the LOC123463351 gene encoding keratin-associated protein 4-6-like, whose protein sequence is MCNSCCGSVCSEQGCGQETCCQPSCMQTTCCRTTCCRPSCCVSSCCRPTCCRPQCCISSCCRPTCCRPQCCISSCCRPTCCRPQCCISSCCQPSCGGSSCCRPCCCRPCCCLRPVCGQVSCHTTCYRPTCVISTCPRPMCCAVPCPCC